CATGATTCTTCCTCTGGCTCCTCTTCTTCTTGAAGAAGGTTCTCTCTGTTATCATGTGCCCAAAATCCGCGCACATCTATGAGCATGCTGGCCACAGTCCCACCCTGCTTACAAGCTAGGAGGTCAGCCAACGTAATCCTCAATGGATCGGCTGGCTTTACCATATCCCATATTTCATCCCGAACATCTTCGATACACAATTCATAGTTGCCCCCTTCAATCCATTTCTGGTGTACATCTCTGTTTCAAGGATCCAATGTGTTATTTCAGTTGATGACATTATTATAATGGTGGTAAATGTAAATCAACAAGTGTTTTCATCATTCATGTCTCTGTAGATATGAGGCTTGTAGAAACTAGCTCAAGTGCTACAAGCAGGAAAATACAGAATTTTATGTAGGAAGGTTGTATCAGGCAACATCTCATCTCTGTAATGCTCCCCTTCTTCACTTCCATTTTTTTCGAGATATGCTCGATTGCTCAAATCACATAATATAGGTCAGAACCATGATAGTCAAAATAAAACTTCAATTATGAATATATGAAGAGGCCATTACCTGAAAAGAGAATGAATATCTGCTGTTGTGAGGAATCCCCTACCATTAAGATCAAGACAACGGAACAAATATGTTAACCCTTCTGGAGTATCTTTATTCTCAAGGGCCAGAACAAAGTCAAGAAAACTGTCGAAGTCCATCTCTCGATTACTTCCAGCACCAATTTTGCAACGTCGGACATGCTCATCAAATACTATTGAAAGCATAAGAAATCGAAAAAATGAGAACTCAAATTGGaataaaaaatagtagaaagaaTACAACTTCGTAATAGAAGAGGATGATATATGATTGGTTTACTAACAGTCCAAGTCCAAACAAAGACGTTGGAAGTAACAACCATGCTTACAAATCAAACGCAAAATCACAGTAAAAAGGAAACAATAGTGTTATATTCTACCTCTTTCGATGAAAATTTCAGTTAGAGTTCCATCCGCATATTCTTTAAGCTCCTGCTTGCTCAGTGTTCCATTCATATCTTTATCGAGGGCAAGAAACATATCTAGGAGAAGAATAGGTATGCAGTTAGTACATCATTGCATCCTATTTCTCACGTAATTATTTACATAAGCAGTTTTCAGACCTCAGAATGGTAAGAGTAAGATTAAGATCCACTAGACAATCAGGTTCAAAGGAGAGGaaaacaaaaacaacaaaaaactCTCTGTctctaaagaaattgaatatgCCAAAGTACACACCACAAATACGTTGTGCAGAAGTCAAGGAAAACCAATTTTCAGCTTGCTCAGTGTCAGTGACTTCTTCCTCACTTTCCTGCACAAAAGTTTAATGAAGGAACGAGAAAATAACTTAAATAGTTATCAAAACTAGGCATAAGAGAATTGTGTATCTATGAGATATAATCATCAATAATGTACCTGATGTAGTTCCATTAATTCCTGGAGACAGTTACTAAGCAGCACCTTTTTTATGCAGGCCTTTCCTGTGAAAAAATACGAAATGTTAACTATTTGAACACATCATGATGGAAGCACTAAAACTAGTTACTGATAAGATATCAACTAGACGTTGGTAAAGGTATTTTGGTTACGCAGACCTCGTCTATGAGGATCACAAAAGAAAGAGAATTTATGTGCAGCTATGCGACAGTACATTTGAACAAAGGCTGCAGGCATATCCCGTAGTTGTGCCAGGTTAGGAATAAGACCACGAATGTAGGCCTCCATTTCCTATAAAAATAATTGTTCTTAAACATGAGAAATGGTGAAAAACAAACAGGTGCTGGAGTGGTAGTCAATCAGAAAAGAGATCACATGGTGAAAAGATAATTTAAATACTTCAAAGCTTGAAGACGCAAA
The Gossypium arboreum isolate Shixiya-1 chromosome 10, ASM2569848v2, whole genome shotgun sequence genome window above contains:
- the LOC108454246 gene encoding probable serine/threonine-protein phosphatase 2A regulatory subunit B'' subunit TON2, which gives rise to MYSGSSDGESHEAATQRKIPPVSSMLWVRNLRRYIGSGAGLGSEALMELETKRILLDIFKEKQQKSAEAGTIPSFYKKKPEEGSISHRVQKLAKYRFLKKQSDLLLNADDLDAMWVCLRENCVIDDATGAEKMNYEDFCHIASVCTEQIGPKCRRFFSPSNFMKFEKDESGRIAILPFYLYVMRTVSLTQARIDMSELDEDSDGFLQPHEMEAYIRGLIPNLAQLRDMPAAFVQMYCRIAAHKFSFFCDPHRRGKACIKKVLLSNCLQELMELHQESEEEVTDTEQAENWFSLTSAQRICDMFLALDKDMNGTLSKQELKEYADGTLTEIFIERVFDEHVRRCKIGAGSNREMDFDSFLDFVLALENKDTPEGLTYLFRCLDLNGRGFLTTADIHSLFRDVHQKWIEGGNYELCIEDVRDEIWDMVKPADPLRITLADLLACKQGGTVASMLIDVRGFWAHDNRENLLQEEEEPEEES